From Microlunatus capsulatus, a single genomic window includes:
- the recN gene encoding DNA repair protein RecN, with translation MIEELRITDLGVISDATIALHPGFTVVTGETGAGKTMVVTGIGLLLGERADPRAVRNGAERARVEGRFRGVDPAVAARVEEAGGELDDGASGPELLVARHLTAAGRSRAYLGGSGVPAAVCADVTSRLITIHGQSEQVRLAAPERQREILDRFAGPPLAALLGEYRSRFVERRAALAELTELREQAQARAREADLLTFGLIEIEKVAPQPGEDVALAAEAERLQSADDLRLVATTALGALAGGDDEAGGAMTEVGVARKALDGQSDVEVAALAARLAEVSYALGDVAADLARYLDRLDAEPGRLEWIAGRRSALQNLTRKYGATVDEVIAWSADAAARLSTLDSSDDRIAALTERLAVLDAELAGLAGQVTGARTRAAAAFSERVLAELAALAMPHARLLFDLTPAELGPHGADHVELLFSANPGSEPRSLAKVASGGELSRVRLGLEVVLAADAQHQTLVFDEVDAGVGGRVAVEIGRRLAALARHAQVVVVTHLAQVAAFADQHYVVVKSDDGQVTTSGVLPVAEEERAAELARMMAGLETTDSALAHAGELVELAAASRRPV, from the coding sequence GTGATCGAGGAGCTGCGGATCACCGACCTCGGCGTGATCAGCGACGCGACGATCGCCCTGCACCCCGGCTTCACCGTGGTGACGGGGGAGACCGGCGCCGGCAAGACCATGGTCGTGACGGGCATCGGGCTGCTGCTGGGCGAGCGGGCCGACCCGCGGGCGGTCCGCAACGGCGCCGAGCGGGCCCGGGTCGAGGGCCGCTTCCGCGGCGTCGATCCCGCGGTCGCCGCCCGGGTCGAGGAGGCCGGTGGCGAGCTCGACGACGGCGCCAGCGGCCCCGAGCTGCTCGTGGCCCGGCACCTGACGGCGGCCGGCCGGTCGCGGGCCTACCTGGGCGGCTCCGGCGTGCCGGCCGCGGTCTGCGCCGACGTCACCTCCCGCCTCATCACCATCCACGGCCAGTCCGAGCAGGTCCGGCTGGCCGCGCCCGAGCGCCAGCGCGAGATCCTCGACCGCTTCGCCGGGCCGCCGCTCGCGGCCCTGCTGGGGGAGTACCGGAGCCGGTTCGTCGAGCGGCGGGCCGCGCTGGCCGAGCTCACCGAGCTGCGCGAGCAGGCCCAGGCCCGCGCCCGCGAGGCCGACCTGCTCACCTTCGGGCTCATCGAGATCGAGAAGGTGGCGCCGCAGCCGGGGGAGGACGTCGCCCTGGCCGCCGAGGCCGAGCGCCTGCAGTCCGCCGACGACCTCCGGCTGGTGGCCACCACCGCGCTGGGCGCCCTGGCCGGCGGGGACGACGAGGCCGGCGGGGCGATGACCGAGGTCGGCGTGGCCCGCAAGGCCCTCGACGGCCAGTCCGACGTCGAGGTCGCCGCCCTGGCCGCCCGGCTGGCCGAGGTGAGCTACGCGCTCGGCGACGTGGCCGCCGACCTGGCCCGCTACCTGGACCGGCTGGACGCCGAGCCCGGCCGGCTGGAGTGGATCGCCGGCCGCCGCTCGGCCCTGCAGAACCTCACCCGCAAGTACGGCGCCACCGTCGACGAGGTGATCGCCTGGTCCGCCGACGCGGCGGCCCGGCTGTCCACGCTCGACTCCTCTGACGACCGGATCGCCGCGCTCACCGAGCGGCTCGCCGTGCTCGACGCCGAGCTGGCCGGCCTCGCGGGGCAGGTCACCGGGGCGCGGACCCGGGCGGCCGCGGCGTTCAGCGAGCGGGTGCTCGCCGAGCTCGCCGCGCTGGCCATGCCGCACGCCCGGCTGCTGTTCGACCTCACCCCGGCCGAGCTGGGCCCGCACGGCGCCGACCACGTCGAGCTGCTGTTCAGCGCCAACCCCGGCAGCGAGCCCCGCAGCCTGGCCAAGGTCGCCTCCGGCGGCGAGCTGTCGCGGGTCCGGCTGGGCCTGGAGGTCGTGCTGGCGGCCGACGCGCAGCACCAGACGCTCGTCTTCGACGAGGTCGACGCCGGCGTCGGCGGGCGGGTCGCCGTCGAGATCGGGCGACGGCTGGCCGCGCTGGCCCGGCACGCCCAGGTCGTCGTGGTCACCCACCTGGCGCAGGTGGCCGCGTTCGCCGACCAGCACTACGTCGTCGTCAAGTCCGACGACGGCCAGGTCACCACCAGCGGGGTGCTGCCCGTCGCCGAGGAGGAGCGGGCCGCCGAGCTGGCCCGGATGATGGCCGGGCTGGAGACGACCGACTCCGCGCTGGCGCACGCCGGCGAGCTCGTGGAGCTGGCCGCGGCCTCCCGGCGACCCGTCTGA
- the steA gene encoding putative cytokinetic ring protein SteA: protein MRLPAPLRRRGAPAEIGGVVRLDRRTKNLTKRLQPGEIAVIHHSDLDRVSAEALVAAGVSAVVNAVPSVSGRYPNLGPGILLEAGITLVDDAGEDVFTAVREGDRITLDAGLLLDPEGAVVAEGTLMTTDLLESRLQVAREGLSDQIDAFTENTMRYLREEKELLLEGIGVPEIRTQIDGRHVLIVVRGYDYRSDLDALRPYISEYKPLLMGVDGGADALVEAGYKPDMIIGDMDSCSDATLRCGAEIIVHAYRDGRAPGVERVHDLGLEAVVFPALGTSEDAAMLLADTKGARLLVAVGTHASLVEFLDKGRSGMASTFLTRLRVGPKLVDAKGVSRIYRSQIRGWHLVLLVLAGLLALVTALSFTDVGLAVGSVIVARLRDLVYFVKELLT from the coding sequence ATGAGACTCCCCGCACCGCTCCGCCGACGTGGCGCCCCCGCCGAGATCGGCGGGGTCGTGCGGCTGGACCGGCGCACCAAGAACCTCACCAAGCGGCTCCAGCCGGGCGAGATCGCGGTCATCCACCACAGCGACCTGGACCGGGTCAGCGCCGAGGCGCTGGTCGCGGCAGGGGTGAGCGCCGTCGTCAACGCCGTGCCCTCGGTGTCGGGCCGCTACCCCAACCTCGGTCCGGGGATCCTGCTGGAGGCCGGCATCACCCTGGTCGACGACGCGGGCGAGGACGTCTTCACCGCGGTCCGCGAGGGCGACCGGATCACCCTCGACGCCGGGCTGCTGCTCGACCCGGAGGGCGCGGTCGTCGCCGAGGGCACGCTGATGACCACCGACCTGCTGGAGTCCCGGCTGCAGGTCGCCCGCGAGGGCCTCTCGGACCAGATCGACGCCTTCACCGAGAACACCATGCGCTACCTCCGCGAGGAGAAGGAGCTGCTGCTCGAGGGCATCGGCGTGCCCGAGATCCGCACCCAGATCGACGGCCGGCACGTGCTGATCGTCGTCCGCGGCTACGACTACCGCAGCGACCTCGACGCCCTGCGGCCCTACATCTCGGAGTACAAGCCGCTGCTGATGGGCGTCGACGGCGGCGCCGACGCGCTCGTCGAGGCCGGCTACAAGCCGGACATGATCATCGGCGACATGGACTCCTGCTCCGACGCGACCCTGCGCTGCGGGGCCGAGATCATCGTCCACGCCTACCGCGACGGCCGTGCGCCCGGCGTCGAGCGGGTGCACGACCTCGGGCTGGAGGCCGTCGTCTTCCCGGCGCTCGGCACCAGCGAGGACGCCGCGATGCTGCTCGCCGACACCAAGGGCGCCCGCCTGCTGGTGGCCGTGGGCACCCACGCCTCGCTCGTGGAGTTCCTCGACAAGGGCCGCTCGGGGATGGCGTCGACCTTCCTGACCAGGCTGCGGGTCGGCCCCAAGCTCGTGGACGCCAAGGGCGTCTCGCGGATCTACCGCAGCCAGATCCGCGGCTGGCACCTCGTGCTCCTGGTGCTGGCCGGCCTGCTGGCGCTGGTCACCGCGCTGTCGTTCACCGACGTCGGCCTGGCCGTCGGCAGCGTGATCGTGGCCCGGCTGCGCGACCTGGTCTACTTCGTGAAGGAACTGCTCACGTGA
- a CDS encoding copper transporter, with product MINFRYHIVSLMAVFLALAVGIAVGVSLSPSVSAGLNEQAAQDRKQVTALRGELDRVNALDEYRDAWAGRAGQQLALGALTGVGVAVVAMPDAPNPVVQALTDGVTAAGGTVVRTVRVDPDVFDPTKAEVVDEAVGAYTEELGLQEDMTPATRFGRALGFSIAAQAPQERDELAVGIGDALQGAGLATLSEGSNRRAELVVVVAAPASDPQPAPELLQAHVQADVGLLFHAAGLVLAGPNSESITGTDVLAARTDDDAADLVSTVDVADLPSGVTTTVLAGQEQLLGRQGHYGALTRADAPLPTLPVR from the coding sequence GTGATCAACTTCCGCTACCACATCGTGTCGCTGATGGCGGTGTTCCTGGCCCTGGCGGTGGGCATCGCCGTTGGCGTCTCGCTGAGCCCGTCGGTGAGCGCCGGGCTCAACGAGCAGGCCGCCCAGGACCGCAAGCAGGTCACCGCGCTGCGGGGCGAGCTGGACCGGGTGAACGCCCTCGACGAGTACCGCGACGCCTGGGCCGGCCGGGCGGGCCAGCAGCTCGCGCTGGGCGCGCTGACCGGCGTCGGCGTCGCCGTGGTCGCCATGCCCGACGCCCCCAACCCCGTCGTCCAGGCCCTCACCGACGGCGTCACCGCGGCCGGCGGCACCGTCGTCCGCACGGTGCGCGTCGACCCGGACGTGTTCGACCCGACCAAGGCCGAGGTGGTCGACGAGGCCGTCGGCGCCTACACCGAGGAGCTGGGGCTGCAGGAGGACATGACGCCGGCGACCAGGTTCGGCCGCGCGCTCGGCTTCTCCATCGCCGCCCAGGCGCCGCAGGAGCGCGACGAGCTGGCCGTCGGCATCGGCGACGCCCTGCAGGGCGCCGGGCTGGCCACCCTCAGCGAGGGCTCCAACCGGCGCGCCGAGCTGGTCGTCGTCGTCGCGGCGCCGGCGTCGGACCCCCAGCCCGCCCCGGAGCTGCTGCAGGCGCACGTCCAGGCCGACGTCGGCCTGCTCTTCCACGCCGCCGGGCTGGTGCTGGCCGGACCCAACAGCGAGAGCATCACCGGCACCGACGTGCTGGCCGCGCGCACCGACGACGACGCCGCCGACCTGGTCAGCACCGTCGACGTGGCCGACCTGCCGAGCGGGGTGACCACGACCGTGCTGGCCGGCCAGGAGCAGCTGCTGGGCCGCCAGGGCCACTACGGCGCGCTGACCCGCGCCGACGCGCCGCTGCCGACCCTGCCGGTGCGCTGA
- a CDS encoding lipid II flippase MurJ, translated as MRAGAGSVALSLAGLTLASRLVGFGRSVVFSKTVGDTCLGDAYNAANTLPNLLFEIVAGGVLAGVVVPVVARHVAAGRDAHTARTVSALVTWTLLLLTPAALVALLGAPLYARLLASPGCPGSAGTVAALLVVFAPQVWFYGLAVVSAGVLQAHSRFLAAASAPLVSSLVVVAAYLTFAAVAPPPARDDLGALTTASTAVLGWGTTLGVVALAACTLVPLARLGLRLRPRLRFADGDRGVILRIAGAGLVGLVLQQLSVLLTSWAAQRSGDPGALTRYTWAGALYLLPYAVLVAPLLQTVFPRLAVAAGEGADAVRRVLAGTAPSVVVLAWAGAALLAGTAVPVARVFVLGPGSGRTEALAAPIAAFAPAVVGFALLGLASRTLLAQHRARAAGLATGLAWGTVIVAVAVARLVVPGPALVPALAGSVSLGMAVGAVVGWVALHRRGVGVALGRPLLVGLAAAVVAVLACWWPASRLADAGLLVALLGGAGVALLGAAVYAGVTALLDRSLLTGLGRLRGPAAGPVPEEVPRACR; from the coding sequence GTGAGGGCCGGCGCCGGCTCGGTCGCCCTCAGCCTGGCCGGCCTCACCCTGGCCTCGCGGCTGGTCGGGTTCGGCCGCTCGGTGGTGTTCTCCAAGACCGTCGGCGACACCTGCCTCGGCGACGCCTACAACGCGGCCAACACCCTGCCCAACCTGCTCTTCGAGATCGTCGCCGGCGGCGTGCTGGCCGGGGTGGTCGTGCCCGTCGTCGCCCGGCACGTGGCCGCGGGCCGCGACGCGCACACGGCGCGGACGGTGTCGGCGCTGGTCACCTGGACCCTGCTGCTGCTCACCCCGGCGGCCCTGGTGGCGCTGCTCGGCGCCCCCCTCTACGCGCGGCTGCTGGCCTCGCCCGGCTGCCCCGGCAGCGCCGGGACGGTCGCCGCCCTGCTCGTGGTCTTCGCCCCGCAGGTCTGGTTCTACGGGCTCGCCGTGGTCAGCGCGGGGGTGCTGCAGGCGCACTCCCGGTTCCTGGCCGCGGCGAGCGCCCCGCTGGTCTCGAGCCTCGTCGTCGTCGCGGCCTACCTCACCTTCGCCGCCGTCGCCCCGCCGCCCGCGCGCGACGACCTCGGCGCCCTGACCACCGCCTCGACCGCCGTCCTGGGCTGGGGGACGACGCTGGGCGTGGTCGCCCTCGCCGCCTGCACCCTGGTGCCGCTGGCCCGGCTGGGGCTGCGGCTGCGGCCCCGGCTCCGCTTCGCCGACGGCGACCGCGGCGTCATCCTGCGGATCGCGGGCGCCGGCCTGGTCGGGCTGGTGCTGCAGCAGCTCAGCGTGCTGCTGACCAGCTGGGCGGCGCAGCGCAGCGGGGACCCCGGCGCGCTGACCCGCTACACCTGGGCCGGCGCGCTCTACCTGCTGCCCTACGCCGTCCTCGTCGCCCCGCTGCTGCAGACGGTGTTCCCGCGCCTCGCGGTGGCCGCGGGGGAGGGCGCCGACGCCGTCCGCCGGGTGCTCGCCGGCACCGCGCCGTCGGTGGTGGTGCTGGCCTGGGCCGGAGCGGCGCTGCTGGCCGGCACCGCCGTCCCGGTCGCGCGGGTGTTCGTGCTGGGCCCGGGCTCGGGCCGCACCGAGGCCCTCGCCGCGCCGATCGCCGCCTTCGCCCCCGCCGTCGTCGGCTTCGCCCTGCTGGGCCTGGCCTCGCGCACCCTGCTGGCCCAGCACCGGGCCCGGGCCGCCGGGTTGGCCACCGGGCTGGCCTGGGGGACCGTCATCGTCGCGGTCGCGGTGGCGCGGCTCGTCGTGCCGGGCCCCGCCCTGGTGCCTGCGCTGGCGGGCAGCGTCTCGCTGGGGATGGCCGTCGGCGCCGTCGTCGGCTGGGTCGCCCTGCACCGCCGCGGCGTCGGGGTCGCCCTCGGCCGGCCGCTGCTGGTGGGGCTGGCCGCCGCCGTCGTGGCCGTGCTGGCCTGCTGGTGGCCCGCGTCCCGGCTCGCCGACGCCGGCCTGCTCGTCGCGCTGCTGGGCGGCGCCGGTGTCGCGCTGCTCGGCGCCGCCGTCTACGCCGGCGTCACCGCCCTGCTCGACCGGTCGCTGCTCACCGGCCTCGGCCGGCTGCGGGGCCCGGCGGCCGGACCCGTCCCCGAGGAGGTGCCCCGTGCGTGTCGTTGA
- a CDS encoding glycosyltransferase family 4 protein gives MRVVEVLGASTGGIGRHVADLAPRLVALGHEVTVLCPPATAAAHDLAGLDGGPPRRLARLRGVDLVHAHGYKAGAAALPWTRLRGIPLVVTWHNAVLAGGAAGRVGRALQALVARGADLTLGASSDLVAVARAAGARHAALGPVAAPRLAAPAVPRDRYRDDLGLGPDDVLVATVGRLAPQKNLGLVLDVAARLADRPDVTFVVAGGGPLHDVLADRVAREGTRVRLLGAVDDVASLLAAADLMLLTSTWEARALVAQEALLAGLPLVSTRVGGIEELVGTAAVLVPSDDADAAADAVRSLVDDPARRSALAAAGAVQAAGWPDEDQVARDLAATYADLVAARAAGHSTRSRPGT, from the coding sequence GTGCGTGTCGTTGAGGTGCTGGGCGCCAGCACGGGCGGGATCGGCCGGCACGTCGCCGACCTCGCCCCCCGGCTGGTCGCCCTCGGCCACGAGGTGACGGTGCTCTGCCCCCCGGCCACCGCGGCCGCCCACGACCTGGCGGGGCTCGACGGCGGGCCGCCCCGCCGGCTCGCCCGGCTGCGCGGCGTCGACCTCGTGCACGCCCACGGCTACAAGGCCGGGGCCGCCGCCCTGCCCTGGACCCGGCTGCGGGGGATCCCGCTGGTGGTGACCTGGCACAACGCGGTGCTCGCGGGCGGTGCCGCCGGCCGGGTCGGCCGCGCCCTCCAGGCCCTGGTCGCCCGCGGTGCCGACCTCACCCTCGGTGCCAGCTCCGACCTCGTCGCGGTGGCCCGGGCGGCCGGGGCGCGGCACGCGGCGCTGGGCCCGGTGGCGGCGCCCCGGCTGGCCGCGCCCGCGGTCCCGCGGGACCGGTACCGGGACGACCTCGGCCTCGGCCCCGACGACGTCCTCGTGGCCACCGTCGGCCGGCTCGCCCCGCAGAAGAACCTCGGCCTGGTGCTCGACGTGGCCGCCCGGCTCGCCGACCGGCCCGACGTGACCTTCGTCGTCGCCGGCGGCGGCCCGCTCCACGACGTGCTGGCGGACCGGGTGGCCCGGGAGGGCACCCGGGTCCGGCTGCTCGGCGCCGTCGACGACGTCGCCTCGCTGCTGGCCGCCGCCGACCTGATGCTGCTGACCTCCACCTGGGAGGCGCGGGCGCTCGTGGCCCAGGAAGCGCTGCTGGCGGGGCTGCCCCTGGTCAGCACCCGGGTGGGCGGGATCGAGGAGCTGGTCGGCACGGCCGCCGTCCTCGTCCCGTCCGACGACGCGGACGCCGCCGCCGACGCCGTCCGGTCCCTGGTGGACGACCCCGCGCGCCGCTCGGCGCTGGCGGCGGCCGGGGCCGTGCAGGCGGCCGGCTGGCCCGACGAGGACCAGGTCGCGCGCGACCTCGCGGCCACCTACGCCGACCTCGTCGCCGCGCGGGCGGCGGGCCATTCGACCAGGAGCCGTCCGGGCACGTAG
- a CDS encoding CTP synthase, which produces MGAREKYTKHLFVTGGVASSLGKGLTASSLGSLLVARGLSVSMQKLDPYLNVDPGTMNPFQHGEVFVTEDGAETDLDVGHYERFLNVDLSAEANVTTGKVYSSVIAKERRGDYLGDTVQVIPHITNEIKDSMLAMGGPDIDVVIHEIGGTVGDIESLPFLEAARQVRHDVGRENVFFLHVSLVPYIGPSGELKTKPTQHSVAALRQVGIQPDAVVCRSDREIPESVKRKISLMCDVDEQAVVACVDAPSIYDIPKVLHAEGLDAYVVRRLDLRFRDVDWTRWNDLLERVHHPKEEVVIALVGKYIDLPDAYLSVSEALRAGGFANRARVQIRWVQSDGCETAEGAARALADVDGIVIPGGFGIRGVEGKVGAVRYAREHQVPILGLCLGLQVMVIEVARHLAGLEGADSSEFSPETPHPVIATMSEQVAIVNGGGDLGGSMRLGSYPADLLAGSVVAKRYGTTDVTERHRHRYEVNNAYRDRLEEAGLVISGTSPDSRLVEFVELPDDVHPYFVATQAHPELKSRPTRPHPLFAGLVEAALDRKLATRLPVDGRR; this is translated from the coding sequence GTGGGAGCACGCGAGAAGTACACCAAGCACCTGTTCGTCACCGGCGGGGTCGCCTCCTCGCTCGGGAAGGGCCTGACGGCGTCCAGCCTCGGCTCGCTGCTGGTGGCCCGCGGCCTCAGCGTCTCGATGCAGAAGCTGGACCCGTACCTCAACGTGGACCCCGGCACCATGAACCCGTTCCAGCACGGCGAGGTCTTCGTGACCGAGGACGGCGCCGAGACCGACCTGGACGTCGGGCACTACGAGCGCTTCCTCAACGTCGACCTCTCGGCCGAGGCGAACGTCACCACCGGCAAGGTCTACTCCTCGGTGATCGCCAAGGAGCGCCGCGGGGACTACCTCGGCGACACGGTCCAGGTGATCCCGCACATCACCAACGAGATCAAGGACTCGATGCTGGCCATGGGAGGGCCGGACATCGACGTGGTCATCCACGAGATCGGTGGCACCGTCGGCGACATCGAGTCGCTGCCCTTCCTCGAGGCCGCCCGCCAGGTCCGCCACGACGTCGGCCGCGAGAACGTCTTCTTCCTGCACGTCTCCCTGGTGCCCTACATCGGCCCCAGCGGCGAGCTCAAGACCAAGCCCACCCAGCACTCGGTGGCCGCGCTGCGCCAGGTCGGCATCCAGCCCGACGCCGTCGTCTGCCGCTCCGACCGCGAGATCCCCGAGTCGGTCAAGCGCAAGATCTCCCTGATGTGCGACGTCGACGAGCAGGCCGTCGTCGCCTGCGTCGACGCGCCGAGCATCTACGACATCCCCAAGGTGCTGCACGCCGAGGGCCTGGACGCCTACGTCGTCCGCCGCCTCGACCTCCGCTTCCGCGACGTCGACTGGACCCGCTGGAACGACCTGCTGGAGCGCGTCCACCACCCGAAGGAGGAGGTGGTGATCGCGCTGGTCGGCAAGTACATCGACCTGCCCGACGCCTACCTCTCGGTCAGCGAGGCGCTGCGCGCCGGCGGTTTCGCCAACCGGGCCCGGGTGCAGATCCGCTGGGTGCAGTCCGACGGCTGCGAGACCGCCGAGGGCGCGGCCCGCGCGCTCGCCGACGTCGACGGCATCGTCATCCCCGGCGGGTTCGGCATCCGCGGCGTCGAGGGCAAGGTCGGCGCCGTCCGCTACGCCCGCGAGCACCAGGTGCCGATCCTCGGCCTGTGCCTCGGCCTGCAGGTGATGGTCATCGAGGTGGCCCGCCACCTGGCCGGGCTCGAGGGCGCCGACAGCTCCGAGTTCAGCCCCGAGACCCCGCACCCGGTGATCGCGACCATGTCCGAGCAGGTGGCCATCGTCAACGGCGGCGGCGACCTGGGCGGCTCCATGCGGCTCGGCTCCTACCCCGCCGACCTGCTGGCCGGCTCCGTGGTGGCCAAGCGCTACGGGACCACCGACGTCACCGAGCGGCACCGGCACCGCTACGAGGTGAACAACGCCTACCGGGACCGCCTCGAGGAGGCCGGCCTGGTCATCAGCGGCACCTCCCCGGACTCGCGGCTCGTCGAGTTCGTCGAGCTGCCCGACGACGTGCACCCCTACTTCGTCGCCACCCAGGCCCACCCCGAGCTGAAGTCGCGGCCCACCCGGCCGCACCCGCTGTTCGCGGGGCTGGTCGAGGCGGCGCTGGACCGCAAGCTGGCGACCCGGCTCCCCGTGGACGGCCGCCGGTGA
- a CDS encoding NUDIX domain-containing protein translates to MSDGAPVVLSPAELVDVPLAWPVEGSTVLGHGHIADFRQDDVRTPDGSLIQREYLQHPGAVAVIALDAEERVALVRQYRHPVRHRLVEPPAGLLDVEGEDYLAAVQRELAEEVDLAAGKWHVLVDQFSTPGIVGESIRVYLARDLRGAPAPDGFVREGEEADMDVVWAPLSDLVDAVLAGRLHNPSLVSGVLAADAARARGWTPLRPADAPWPAREHLVTATRR, encoded by the coding sequence GTGAGCGACGGCGCCCCCGTCGTCCTGTCCCCGGCCGAGCTGGTCGACGTCCCGCTGGCCTGGCCGGTCGAGGGCAGCACCGTCCTCGGCCACGGGCACATCGCCGACTTCCGGCAGGACGACGTCCGCACCCCCGACGGCTCGCTCATCCAGCGCGAGTACCTCCAGCACCCCGGCGCGGTCGCGGTGATCGCCCTCGACGCCGAGGAGCGGGTCGCCCTCGTGCGCCAGTACCGCCACCCCGTCCGGCACCGGCTGGTCGAGCCGCCCGCCGGCCTGCTGGACGTCGAGGGCGAGGACTACCTGGCCGCCGTCCAGCGCGAGCTGGCCGAGGAGGTCGACCTGGCCGCGGGGAAGTGGCACGTCCTCGTCGACCAGTTCTCGACCCCCGGCATCGTCGGGGAGTCGATCCGGGTCTACCTCGCCCGCGACCTGCGCGGTGCGCCGGCGCCGGACGGCTTCGTCCGCGAGGGCGAGGAGGCCGACATGGACGTCGTCTGGGCCCCGCTGTCCGACCTCGTCGACGCCGTCCTGGCCGGTCGGCTGCACAACCCCAGCCTGGTCTCCGGGGTGCTGGCCGCCGACGCCGCCCGCGCCCGCGGCTGGACCCCGCTGCGGCCCGCCGACGCACCCTGGCCCGCCCGCGAGCACCTGGTCACCGCCACCCGTCGCTGA
- a CDS encoding NINE protein, with product MTHPSNPEPTAPGPTAPRWTPSGTEPTVPLHPTGPATPRWAPSAAEPTVQLPVTQDPSTQHRPSWVPLTASTPAPAWPPAPPQRHPVPAPWPPQPQDWAPAAPNPYETAPAVSWALQPDPRQLAYQQGLYAAQKSRVGAGVLGLLLGVFGVHNFYLGRSGVAVLQLLLTVLSLGILAPLVWVWSVVEGILILVGSPSFAADRRGIPLR from the coding sequence ATGACCCACCCCTCGAACCCCGAGCCCACCGCGCCGGGGCCGACCGCACCGCGCTGGACCCCGTCCGGCACCGAGCCCACGGTGCCGCTGCACCCGACCGGTCCGGCGACGCCCCGCTGGGCGCCCTCGGCCGCCGAGCCCACCGTCCAGCTGCCCGTGACCCAGGACCCGTCGACTCAGCACCGGCCGTCCTGGGTGCCGCTGACGGCGAGCACCCCGGCCCCGGCCTGGCCGCCCGCACCCCCGCAGCGCCACCCGGTGCCCGCGCCCTGGCCGCCGCAGCCGCAGGACTGGGCTCCGGCCGCCCCGAACCCGTACGAGACCGCGCCGGCCGTGTCCTGGGCCCTGCAGCCCGACCCGCGGCAGCTGGCCTACCAGCAGGGCCTCTACGCCGCCCAGAAGTCGCGGGTGGGGGCCGGCGTCCTCGGCCTGCTGCTCGGGGTCTTCGGCGTGCACAACTTCTACCTCGGCCGGAGCGGCGTGGCCGTCCTGCAGCTGCTGCTGACGGTGCTCTCGCTCGGCATCCTCGCCCCGCTGGTCTGGGTGTGGTCGGTGGTCGAGGGGATCCTCATCCTCGTCGGCTCGCCGAGCTTCGCCGCCGACCGCCGCGGCATCCCGCTGCGCTGA
- the ald gene encoding alanine dehydrogenase — protein MLVGVPTEIKNHEYRVAITPSGVTELVRHGHDVIIQAGAGLGSSIPDDEYAAAGAKIVADHDQVWGDAEMIMKVKEPVPEEYPRMQPGQLLFTYLHLAANKECTQALLERRVTGIAYETVQLPSGALPLLAPMSEVAGRIAPQVGAYHLMAQGGGRGTLMGGVSGVYAAKVVVIGAGVSGMNAAAIALGMQAEVLLLDRNIDKLRDADKIYQGHLQTVASNAFEVERAVLDADLVIGAVLVPGAKAPTVVTNTLVARMKPGSVLVDIAIDQGGCFEDSRPTTHAEPTFRVHDSIFYCVANMPGAVPHTSTYALTNVTLPYAVSLADRGWQDALRADPALALGLNTHDGALVSAPVAASHGVGHRELADVLA, from the coding sequence ATGCTGGTAGGAGTCCCGACCGAGATCAAGAACCACGAGTACCGGGTGGCGATCACCCCGTCCGGGGTGACCGAGCTCGTCCGCCACGGGCACGACGTGATCATCCAGGCGGGCGCCGGGCTCGGCTCCTCCATCCCCGACGACGAGTACGCGGCGGCGGGCGCCAAGATCGTCGCCGACCATGATCAGGTCTGGGGCGACGCGGAGATGATCATGAAGGTCAAGGAGCCGGTGCCCGAGGAGTACCCGCGGATGCAGCCGGGCCAGCTGCTCTTCACCTACCTCCACCTGGCCGCCAACAAGGAGTGCACGCAGGCGCTGCTCGAGCGCCGCGTCACCGGGATCGCCTACGAGACGGTGCAGCTGCCGAGCGGTGCCCTGCCGCTGCTGGCCCCGATGAGCGAGGTCGCCGGCCGGATCGCCCCGCAGGTCGGCGCCTACCACCTGATGGCCCAGGGCGGTGGCCGCGGGACCCTGATGGGCGGCGTGTCCGGGGTCTACGCGGCCAAGGTCGTCGTCATCGGCGCGGGCGTCTCCGGCATGAACGCCGCGGCCATCGCCCTCGGCATGCAGGCCGAGGTGCTGCTGCTCGACCGCAACATCGACAAGCTCCGCGACGCCGACAAGATCTACCAGGGCCACCTCCAGACCGTGGCCTCCAACGCCTTCGAGGTGGAGCGCGCCGTGCTCGACGCCGACCTGGTGATCGGCGCCGTGCTGGTCCCCGGGGCCAAGGCGCCGACGGTGGTGACGAACACCCTGGTGGCGCGGATGAAGCCGGGCAGCGTCCTCGTCGACATCGCCATCGACCAGGGCGGCTGCTTCGAGGACAGCCGGCCGACGACGCACGCCGAGCCGACCTTCCGCGTGCACGACTCGATCTTCTACTGCGTCGCGAACATGCCCGGTGCCGTGCCGCACACCTCCACCTACGCGCTCACCAACGTCACGCTGCCCTACGCGGTGAGCCTCGCCGACCGCGGCTGGCAGGACGCGCTGCGGGCCGACCCGGCGCTCGCCCTCGGCCTCAACACCCATGACGGCGCGCTGGTCAGCGCCCCGGTCGCCGCCTCGCACGGCGTCGGCCACCGCGAGCTCGCCGACGTCCTGGCCTAG